The nucleotide sequence CGCGACCGGCACGTCGGCCGGGACGGTGAACGGCACCGCGGCCGGGGCGTTGAACCCCACGTCGGCCGGGATCGCGAACGGCACCGCCAAGACCAACGGGAGCGCGGCCGGCCCAGCGGCCAGGAAGACCGTTCGCAGCACTCCGGCGGCGGTCTCGACGATCCAGACTCCGGTGGTCACTGCCGACATGGCCGAAGCCAGGGCGGCTGCCACGAAGGCCAGACGGCGGGCGGCCAAACTGCGCTGACCCGAATACTCGGACGACGGCCGCCGTGGCCGGCGGTAGCGTCACCCGGGTGAATCTCCGACTGCTCACCGAAGCCGACGCAGCAAGTTCCACCCTGATCAGCCAGCATGCCTTCGGGCTGCCGACCGACGGACGTCCGGCATTCACGATCGGCCCGGAGATGCGGCGGTGGGGGATCTTCGACGGGGAAACCCTGGTGGCCAAGGCGAACGACCGGGCCTACGACTCCTGGATCGGTGGTTGCCGCGTGCCGACGGCCGGGGTTGCCGGAGTGGTGGTCGCCCCGGAATACCGTGGTGCCGGTCTCGCCCGTCAGGTCATGACGCACCTGCTGCACGCCGCCCGTGACCGCGGCGCAGTGATCGCGACGCTGTTCCGGACGGCACCCGCCCTGTACCGCTCCCTCGGCTTCGAGCAGGTCGCCGAACTCGTCGACGGGTCGTTGCCGACGTCGGCGCTGCGCGGAATACGGCCGGCCCACACGACCCTGCGCCGGGCCACGGCCGAGGATGCGACATCGATCCGGAACATCTACGCGAGAGTCGCGGCCTCCGGATCATGCCTGCTGGCCAGGGACGGAGCTGCCTTCGAGGTGGGTGACCGGGAGTTGATCGCCGCGACGGACGGAGTCACGCTGGCGATCGACGAGAACGGCGGCGCGGTCGGGTACGTCAGCTGGAACCGCGGCAGTGGCTACGGGGGATCGGCCACCCTGAGCGTCGTCGACCTCCTGGCGGTGACCGGCGACGGCTATCAGGCCCTGGTGTCCGCCGTCGGCTCGTTCGATGCGGTCACCCCGACCGTCCGGATCCGGACCTCGGGAACGGATCCGATCCATTGGCTGATCCCGGGGGCCGGCTGGTCGGTGTCGGAGGTCAGCCCGTACATGCTGAGGGTGATCGACCTGGCCGGCGCGGTGGCCGCACGGGGCTGGCCGACCGGTCTGACCGCTGAGATCGATCTGGACGTCGAGGATCCGCTGTGCCCGTGGAACTCCGGCAGCCACCGCCTCGTCCTGCGGGGTGGAACCGGTCACCTCGAAGACCTCGGTGGCGGCTCGCCGGAACATGTCGGGGTGGAAAGCGGCGGGGTGGACGCCGCGGCTACCGCGGTGACACTCCCGGGCCTTGCGCTTCTCTACGCAGGCGGGGTCACCTCGTCAGCCCTGCGCAGGACCGGGCTGATCACCGGTGGATCCGCCGGGTCCGACACGTTGCTGGACGCCGCCTTCGCCGGTCCGCGGCCCGCCGTGTTGGACTACTTCTGATGGGGGTTCCGGCCCGTCCGGAGGTGATCGGCGGTCGCCCCGACCGCGTGCGATCCGGAGTCGGCACCGTTGACCGGAAGGCTGCGCCGCATCTGGGAGAATGGGCCATCGTGAAGACCTTCGATGCCCTGTTCGCCGAGTTGCTCGATCGTGCGGCCCGGCGCCCCACCGGATCCGGCACCGTGGAGGCGCTCGATGCCGGCGTCCACGCCCAGGGCAAGAAACTGCTCGAAGAGGCCGGCGAGGTCTGGATCGCGGCCGAGCACGAGAGTGACGACGCGCTGGCCCTGGAGATCTCCCAGCTGCTCTACCGCGCGCAGGTCATCATGGTCGGGCGAGGCATCGGGCTCGAGCAGGTCTACAAGCATCTGTAGGGCGCCGCACGCTGGTTCCCGCGCCGTACGCGCTGCCCTGACCTGTCTGAAAACCGTTGCTGCATCGGGTAGCCGGTCACCGTTCTGCTGAAACCTGAGGAACTTCCATGCTGAGAGTTGCCGTCCCGAACAAGGGCACGTTGAGCGAGCCCGCCACCGAGATGCTGCGTGAGGCCGGCTACCGGCAGCGGCACGACTCCCGTGACCTGACCGTGCTGGACGCCCCGAACGACGTCGAGTTCTTCTTCCTGCGCCCCAAGGACATCGCGATCTACGTCGGGTCCGGCGAGCTGGATCTGGGCATCACCGGCCGCGACCTGACCGCGGATTCCGGGGCCCCCGTCACCGAACAGCTCGGCCTCGGATTCGGTCACTCCACGTTCCGCTACGCCGCGCCGATCGGCCGGGAGTGGCAGGTGTCGGATCTCGCCGGACTCCGCGTTGCCACCGCCTACCCGAAGCTCGTCCGGGAGAACCTGGGTGCCAGAGGCATCACCGCGGACGTCATCCGGCTGGACGGCGCCGTCGAGATCTCCATCCAACTCGGCGTCGCCGATGCGATCGCCGACGTCGTCGGATCGGGGCGCACGCTCCGACAGCACGCCCTGGCGCCGTTCGGCGAGGTGATCTGCGACTCCGAGGCCGTCATGATCACCCGCGCCGACACCGACGTGTCGTCGGCAGCCCGTCAGCTGATCAGCCGGCTGCAGGGTGTGGTCTTCGCCCAGCAGTACCTGATGCTCGACTACGACTGCCCGAAGAATCTGCTCGACCGGGCCACGCAGATCACCCCCGGTCTCGAGTCGCCGACCGTGGCTCCGCTCGCCGACCCGGACTGGGTCGCCGTCCGGGCGATGGTGTTGCGCAGCCAGTCGAACCCAGTGATGGACGCCCTGGCCGCCGTCGGCGCGAAGGCGATCCTGGCCTCCGACATCCGCTCCTGCCGGCTCTAGCAGGCGTGGATCAACTTCGCAGGCATGGACGAAATTGACGACTTCTGTCCCATGAGCCCCAAATGGCCAACTTTGATCCATGCCTGGGAAGTTGATCCACGCCAAGAAGGGGGCAGGCGGGGTCAGCGACTCCGGGGAGTCCGATCCGGTCCGGCTCAGGCCAGCGGGCGGACGGTGAGCGTCTGGGCGGAACGCCCGATCGGCCCGTCGAGGTCGTGCAGGACGGAGGAGGTCAGCCCGAGGCCGTCGGCGCCGAAGGAGACGTCGGTCTCCATCCCGACCCAGATGCCGGTCGGTCGGCGGAACAGGTGCACCGTGAGGTCGGTGTTCGGGAACATCACCTCGCCGGGCATGGCGCGGACGGCCACGCCGTTGGCGGTGTCGATGACGCCGAAGAACCGGGCGAGGTCCGACGTCGGTTCGCCGTCCAGGAGGGTGCATCCCGGCCGCACCCAGACGGTCGACCGGCCCGGGACGTGGCCGCCGAGCCTGCGGGCTTCCAACGACCGGATGAAGCCACCCGGCCAGATACCGGCCATCGGGAACGGTTCGGCCTCGTCGGGGCCAGGGATGCGTCCCAGGTCGGTCGCCGCGATCGCCGAGGTGTCGGAGACGGCCAGTCGCCAGGCGACGGCCCTGACCACGGGACGACCGCCGGCCGTCATCTCGGCTTCGAGCAGTTCGATCGTCCGACCGGGGCGCACCACCCGCGCGGTCACTTCGACCTCGCCTGACGGGATCGACCCCAGGATGTCGTAGGCGACCCGTGACATGGCCAGATCAGTTCTGGGAGAG is from Nakamurella sp. PAMC28650 and encodes:
- a CDS encoding phosphoribosyl-ATP diphosphatase, with the protein product MKTFDALFAELLDRAARRPTGSGTVEALDAGVHAQGKKLLEEAGEVWIAAEHESDDALALEISQLLYRAQVIMVGRGIGLEQVYKHL
- the hisG gene encoding ATP phosphoribosyltransferase, which encodes MLRVAVPNKGTLSEPATEMLREAGYRQRHDSRDLTVLDAPNDVEFFFLRPKDIAIYVGSGELDLGITGRDLTADSGAPVTEQLGLGFGHSTFRYAAPIGREWQVSDLAGLRVATAYPKLVRENLGARGITADVIRLDGAVEISIQLGVADAIADVVGSGRTLRQHALAPFGEVICDSEAVMITRADTDVSSAARQLISRLQGVVFAQQYLMLDYDCPKNLLDRATQITPGLESPTVAPLADPDWVAVRAMVLRSQSNPVMDALAAVGAKAILASDIRSCRL
- a CDS encoding thioesterase family protein, with product MNLPTAVPPAYYLPLGDGRYLSTEHSQGAWSSGQQHMAPVSGLIAHVLESCSPRTDLAMSRVAYDILGSIPSGEVEVTARVVRPGRTIELLEAEMTAGGRPVVRAVAWRLAVSDTSAIAATDLGRIPGPDEAEPFPMAGIWPGGFIRSLEARRLGGHVPGRSTVWVRPGCTLLDGEPTSDLARFFGVIDTANGVAVRAMPGEVMFPNTDLTVHLFRRPTGIWVGMETDVSFGADGLGLTSSVLHDLDGPIGRSAQTLTVRPLA
- the eis gene encoding enhanced intracellular survival protein Eis — protein: MNLRLLTEADAASSTLISQHAFGLPTDGRPAFTIGPEMRRWGIFDGETLVAKANDRAYDSWIGGCRVPTAGVAGVVVAPEYRGAGLARQVMTHLLHAARDRGAVIATLFRTAPALYRSLGFEQVAELVDGSLPTSALRGIRPAHTTLRRATAEDATSIRNIYARVAASGSCLLARDGAAFEVGDRELIAATDGVTLAIDENGGAVGYVSWNRGSGYGGSATLSVVDLLAVTGDGYQALVSAVGSFDAVTPTVRIRTSGTDPIHWLIPGAGWSVSEVSPYMLRVIDLAGAVAARGWPTGLTAEIDLDVEDPLCPWNSGSHRLVLRGGTGHLEDLGGGSPEHVGVESGGVDAAATAVTLPGLALLYAGGVTSSALRRTGLITGGSAGSDTLLDAAFAGPRPAVLDYF